One genomic window of Arvicola amphibius chromosome 4, mArvAmp1.2, whole genome shotgun sequence includes the following:
- the LOC119813289 gene encoding junction plakoglobin: MEVMNLIEQPIKVTEWQQTYTYDSGIHSGVNTCVPSVSSKGIMDEDEACGRQYTLKKTTTYTQGVPQNQGDLEYQMSTTARAKRVREAMCPGVSGEDSSLLLATQVEGQATNLQRLAEPSQLLKSAIVHLINYQDDAELATRALPELTKLLNDEDPVVVTKAAMIVNQLSKKEASRRALMGSPQLVAAVVRTMQNTSDLDTARCTTSILHNLSHHREGLLAIFKSGGIPALVRMLSSPVESVLFYAITTLHNLLLYQEGAKMAVRLADGLQKMVPLLNKNNPKFLAITTDCLQLLAYGNQESKLIILANGGPQGLVQIMRNYSYEKLLWTTSRVLKVLSVCPSNKPAIVEAGGMQALGKHLTSNSPRLVQNCLWTLRNLSDVATKQEGLESVLKILVNQLSVDDVNVLTCATGTLSNLTCNNSKNKTLVTQNSGVEALIHAILRAGDKDDITEPAVCALRHLTSRHPEAEMAQNSVRLNYGIPAIVKLLNQPNQWPLVKATIGLIRNLALCPANHAPLQEAAVIPRLVQLLVKAHQDAQRHVAAGTQQPYTDGVRMEEIVEGCTGALHILARDPMNRMEIFRLNTIPLFVQLLYSSVENIQRVAAGVLCELAQDKEAADAIDAEGASAPLMELLHSRNEGTATYAAAVLFRISEDKNPDYRKRVSVELTNSLFKHDPAAWEAAQSMIPINEPYADDMDATYRPMYSSDVPLDTLDMHMDMDGDYPMDTYSDGLRPPYPTADHMLA, encoded by the exons ATGGAGGTGATGAACCTGATTGAACAGCCCATCAAGGTGACTGAGTGGCAGCAGACATACACCTACGACTCAGGCATCCACTCAGGTGTCAATACCTGTGTGCCCTCCGTCAGCAGCAAGGGCATCATGGACGAGGATGAAGCCTGTGGCAGGCAGTACACACTCAAGAAGACAACCACCTATACACAGGGGGTGCCCCAGAACCAAG GTGACCTGGAGTACCAGATGTCCACGACAGCCAGAGCCAAGCGAGTGCGGGAGGCCATGTGTCCAGGTGTGTCAGGCGAGGACAGTTCTCTACTGCTGGCCACCCAGGTAGAGGGGCAAGCCACCAACCTGCAGCGACTGGCGGAGCCATCCCAGTTGCTCAAGTCTGCCATCGTGCATCTCATCAACTACCAGGATGATGCGGAGCTGGCCACGCGGGCTCTGCCTGAGCTCACCAAGCTGCTCAACGATGAGGACCCG GTAGTGGTGACCAAGGCGGCTATGATTGTGAACCAGCTGTCCAAGAAGGAGGCGTCCCGCCGTGCCCTAATGGGCTCGCCCCAGTTGGTGGCGGCTGTGGTGCGCACCATGCAGAACACCAGTGACCTGGATACAGCCCGATGCACCACAAGCATCCTCCACAACCTCTCCCACCACCGGGAGGGGTTGCTCGCTATCTTCAAGTCTGGAGGCATCCCTGCCCTCGTCCGAATGCTCAG TTCCCCTGTAGAATCTGTCCTGTTCTACGCCATCACCACGCTGCACAACCTGCTGCTCTATCAGGAGGGTGCCAAGATGGCGGTGCGCCTGGCTGATGGGTTGCAGAAGATGGTGCCCCTCCTCAACAAGAACAACCCTAAGTTCCTGGCTATCACCACCGACTGCCTGCAGCTCCTGGCCTATGGCAACCAGGAGAGCAAG CTGATCATCCTGGCCAATGGGGGACCGCAGGGGCTAGTGCAGATCATGAGGAACTATAGCTATGAGAAGCTCCTCTGGACAACCAGCCGAGTGCTCAAGGTGCTCTCCGTGTGTCCCAGCAACAAGCCTGCCATCGTGGAGGCCG gTGGGATGCAGGCTCTGGGTAAGCACCTGACAAGCAACAGCCCCCGTCTGGTGCAAAACTGCCTGTGGACTCTGCGCAACCTCTCGGATGTGGCCACCAAGCAG GAGGGTCTGGAGAGCGTACTGAAGATCCTGGTCAACCAGCTGAGTGTGGATGACGTCAACGTCCTCACCTGTGCCACAGGCACCCTCTCCAACCTGAcctgcaacaacagcaaaaacaagacACTGGTGACGCAGAACAGCGGCGTGGAGGCTCTCATCCACGCCATCCTGAGAGCCGGGGACAAGGATGACATCACAGAGCCTGCCGTCTGTGCCCTGAGGCACCTTACCAGCCGCCACCCGGAGGCCGAGATGGCTCAGAACTCTGTGCGCCTCAACTATGGCATCCCAGCCATTGTGAAGTTGCTCAACCAGCCCAACCAGTGGCCACTGGTCAAG GCAACCATTGGTCTGATCCGGAATCTGGCCCTGTGCCCAGCCAACCATGCCCCACTGCAAGAGGCTGCGGTCATTCCCCGCCTGGTTCAGCTGTTGGTCAAGGCCCACCAAGATGCCCAGCGACATGTGGCCGCAGGCACCCAGCAACCCTATACG GATGGCGTGAGAATGGAGGAGATCGTTGAGGGCTGCACCGGAGCCCTCCACATCCTCGCCCGGGATCCCATGAACCGCATGGAGATCTTCCGGCTCAACACCATTCCCCTCTTTGTCCAG CTCCTGTATTCCTCTGTGGAGAACATCCAGCGTGTGGCTGCCGGAGTGCTGTGTGAGCTGGCCCAGGACAAGGAGGCTGCCGATGCCATTGATGCCGAGGGTGCCTCTGCCCCTCTCATGGAACTGCTCCACTCCCGCAATGAGGGCACCG CGACCTATGCCGCTGCTGTCCTGTTCCGCATCTCGGAGGACAAGAACCCGGATTACCGCAAGCGAGTGTCTGTGGAGCTCACCAACTCGCTCTTCAAACATGACCCAGCTGCCTGGGAGGCT GCCCAGAGTATGATCCCAATCAATGAACCCTATGCAGATG ACATGGATGCCACCTACCGCCCCATGTACTCCAGCGATGTACCTCTGGACACACTGGATATGCATATGGACATGGATGGGGACTACCCCATGGACACCTACAGCGATGGCCTGAGGCCCCCCTACCCCACCGCAGACCACATGCTGGCCTAG